The genome window AAGGTGTTCACATAGTCTACTCGCTGAACCGGCCCAAAGACACAGCGACATTTTGCTTGAAAATCCGTCGCACAGATGATAATCAATATAAGCTTGTCGTTGGGTCCCAAGAATGCCATTACCGCTCCATAGGAAGACGATATGGCGAGTATTGGCACCCACAATCCGCAATAGAAGGGTAAGAGGAGAAAGGATCATGGACAGGGCAAAACAACTTTTCATTACCATCGCAGCTATACTGTTTGTATTTGCTTTCTCTTTTGAGGTCAAAAGCGCGGAACCCCAGACTAAACAACAATCTTACGAATACACGGGAATCATAAAAGCCAAATCATTGGCGGCACATGTTCTTACCGTCCAGACTCAGGAAGGCCCCATTGATTTCCATTATCAACGTCATGGAAAAAAGGAGTGTGCCGGCCTCAGGGAGTTAAACGTGGGAGATAGCATCAAGGTTATCTCCTCTAAAAACAAGGCTATTTCAGAGGCGACGTGCATTACTAAAACAAGGCCTGTTTCAGTATCTAAGTGAACTGTGTGGCAAAGCAGGCATGTAATCATTTTCATACACTAACAAATACGAAAAGTTATAATGGAGGGTTCCTTGAGAACATTGAATAACAGTAAATGGATGTGGTGGACGGCAATCCTGGTGATTACTGCCGTAGCGTTTTTTCCTAGTCCCCCGGCTTTCTCTGAAAGCGGCGCCGTCCGCATCGCGTTGGTTGTCGTGCCGGATGATGTGGTCCGGCCTTTGTTGCCTGACTTTCAGAAACAGACAGGCCTGCGCGCAGAGATTGTGTATTCAGGCGATAATCCCTACGCTGTCGCTCGGGCAGGGAAGGCCGATCTGGTGATCTCGCATTACGGGCATGAGGGTACCAAATCGTTTGTAACTGAGGGGCTGGGGTTGTGGCCGCATCCTGTTTTTGCGAACCAGATAGTATTGCTTGGGCCGCCAAGTGACCCGGCAGGCATCCGTAACCTCACCGATGCAGCAGAAGCATTTCGCCGTATTGCAAAGAGCAAATCGTATTTCCTGACAAACAATGGTGCGGCCGCAAAATACCTTGAGGAAACCCTGTGGAGAAGCGCTGGTATCCAGGAAAAAGGAAGCTGGTATCTCGATCTCAAATCGGAAGGATCACGAGCTGCCCGGGATGCCGCTGGTAAGGGCGCATATGTGCTCTGGGGGTTGCCGCCGTTCCTGCGACTGAAACGCCAGGGGCCTCTCGATCTTGAACCCCTGGTCGTTCAGGACCCTATTTTTCAGCGGATCATGGTCGCTGTTGTGGTCAACTCTAAGAAAGTACCGGGTGTGAACGCTGACGGTGCCACAGCGTTCCAGAATTTTCTGATCGCCCCGGCGACACAAGCCAGGATTCGTGCATTTCGCTATCCTGATTTTGACCAGCAAACATGGTGGCCGGCTGGTCGCCACAACGCTGCGCATGAGTAAGTTCGGCCAAGAATAGAAGGAACAGAAAGGAGTGCCAGAATGAACGATATTATAGGAGTTGTTTGGTTCAACGATGAGTTTGCTTACCGCAGGGCGCTTGCGATCTTTATTGATTCCGAAAATATGCCCGCCACTTTTGAAGACTGGAAAGCTCTTGTCACAAGGCAATGCGAAAAGATTAAGGATGCCGGCAATATCGCTGTTCGCGTAGACATCGATCCGGAAACATTTACCGGTTGGTGCAACTTGCGTGGATTCCAGGCCAATTCCCAGGGGAGATTGGCATTCGCCGAACATGTCGTGCTTGAGCATCAGAAGACCGGCAAAGGAACAGTCATCGAATAGCTCATTGAGTTGAAGCTTTGGAGATGAATTCGCCAACGAAAGTCGCTTTTCCTGATATTACCGACTAAAAGCGACTTTCATACAAATGAGTTATTCTAGTTTCCGTCCGGAAAGGGTCCTTTTCCGCCCCTGCAGCGTCAATTTGCGGTCTTGTTTGTGCGACGTGCATGTTGTACATCTCCGCGCAATCCCTTGAGTTCCTTGCCGGAACGAAAAAAACTTCCTTTCCGACTCGGAAACCGATAGTTTCACATCCGAGGTTTCCGGATGGTAACTATTCTAATTATCCTATGATATTAATAAATTATTAAATTGCCTTTTTTGTAAACTGGGAATATCATATCAGAAAGCAGAAAAAACAAGCATCATATTTTAATTGTTATGCACTATTAAAATAATTTTTGTTAGGCTATAATATCTTTATATGTCAATGCATTTTGAGATTATCGGCGATATTCTGTGGATCGAAACAATTGCTTCAGGTTACAGTATTCGTTAACTGCGAAGGCTGAATCGTTTCTATGGGAAAACAACATGGAGAAAACGTAAAGGAGTTGCAAAGATTAGATTGTCAGATGGCGCTGTAAAAATTGCAGAGTTACATTGGTACGAAGGGCACGGTAAGGGAAGGAAGGAAATAAAAGTTAAAAAATATTTGGAGTAGAAGATTATGAAACACAAATTTTTGCTTTGCATAGACAATGAAGGTTACGAAGCATCCTTGGAGATACGGAAACTGTATGAAAATATCTCGGATAAGGAGGCTGAACGTCACAATCAGGTGAGGATTATTGATGAATCAGGTGAGGATTATCTCTATCCCTCACATTTTTGTCAAACTTTCAACTCAAATAAAAAGCAAGATTTTTGAAAGAACAGCATAACCAAGGGAACGTAGAAGGGGCGTTCTTTAAAAAATAAGAAACTTTTTGATGGCACTGTTGAACGCGTAAAAAAAGGAATATTTTCTTAAAACATTAAATAATATCGGGAAGAAATATTCTTCTCTTTCTCTTGGTAATTCTTACTTCCGCCAAGCCGCTTACTTTGGTGAATCTAATAATGTTCATAAAAACAAGAATGTAGTTATAGGTGTTGCCCTTGGTTATCCTGACCAAAACAGCCCTATTAATAATTTCAAATCGCCCGGAGAGGGCCTGGAAAACTTTGTAAGATGGATTGAATAGATTAAAATCACTTCGGCATTAAAGTTACTCCCCGAAGTTGATACTGCACGGTTTCTGCCTGAAGGGTAGAGCTTCTTGTAACGGAGTTCATGGACTGACTGTTACATCTACTTGATTTCAAAACATAATTTATAATGGATTTTAAAACATTTACCTTGAAATTCAATTAAAAATACAGGAAAATCATTTCATAAGGTATATTGTTCTTCTTTATACAAAAAGGTTTTCCAATGGAACGTAGTACAATCAATAAAATATTATCATCAAAATATTTATATACCCTTGCTACAGAAAATTTAAGGACAGAGCAAGGTATCAAATTGAGTGTTGGTGTAAATCTTTTACAAGATGCAGTTGAGTTATTTCTCCTATCTGTGGCTGAATATTTGAGTGCAGATATACCGATAAACACAATTTTTGATAAATATTTTGATCTTATTAATAAAAAAATTGAGCCAAAAGAACTCCCTTTTCGAAGCAGGCTCAATAGCCTTAATAAACTCAGGGTAAATTCTAAGCATTATGGGATACAGCCCGCTCAAGAGGAGGTTAAACAAATCTCCGTAGTAGTCGGCGAATTTTTCGAAGAGGTTTCTCTTTCTGTTTTTGGAAATAGGTTTGCAACTTTTAGCCTGATTGATCTCTTAAGGGATGGTGAAGCTAAAGAATTACTAAAACAAGCTGAAAATTACTTTAACGAAAAAAATTATTCTGAGTGCCTCATCTGTTCCAGTAAAGCTCTATACTTAGAAATTGAAAAAGATTATGATATTTCAAAATTCAAAGACAAAAGTATTAGTAAAGGCAACTGGGGATTAATGCTTTACGGACCCAAAGCTCCTTTTTGGGCTAAAAATCCAGAGTATATCGAAGAGAAGGTCAATAACCATTGTGATTATATTGTATTTGATCATAGTACTCTTGAAATGGACTTAATAAAAAGCGGCGTAGATACAAACACTTTTTGGAATGTGTGGCGTCTAACTCCACCTGTTTTCCGTTTCGATAAAGACGGTGACTGGATTGTTAAATACAAATTTAAATGTTTTGACGAAGATGGTATTAACAATAGAGCTGAATACGTCCTTTCATCGGCTATTGAAATAATATTGTCTATTCACCAGAAAAAGAGTCAAATTAAGAGTCCCGAAGATAGACTATACAATATTGATCTTGGCCGACCAAATATTCCAGTTTATAGCAAAGCCAGTAAGAACAGTTCGATTGTGAGGAATATCCCAGAAGGTTTAACCAAATTGGAAACTGATTATCGAATTACCGGATTAGACAGCAACGACATTTTTTGGCATGTTAATTATTATAAGATAGACGATGCTATTTTCTTTTCTGGTTTCATACACAATGATGACATCAAATTCACTTAAAGGATAACTATGCCATTTAGCGGATCGCGTACCTCCCCCAATAAAGTGGACACTCTCTTCCAATCTATAATCCTTGTTTTTTCAAAACCACGCGGCTTCGCACCTTATGGTGCAGAAGGCAGCCGCGTATAGCTTCTTGTGTCCACGCTTTACAGATTCCCTTAATTGTGCAATATTACAAATGGAAATGGTCGGAGACGTATTCGCGACCTTGCGTTAGAGTTGCGTGAAGTGTTTTTTACTACGAGGTCTAAAATGGAAGAAAAGAAGATTGCAACATGGATAGACT of Pseudomonadota bacterium contains these proteins:
- a CDS encoding substrate-binding domain-containing protein, with translation MRTLNNSKWMWWTAILVITAVAFFPSPPAFSESGAVRIALVVVPDDVVRPLLPDFQKQTGLRAEIVYSGDNPYAVARAGKADLVISHYGHEGTKSFVTEGLGLWPHPVFANQIVLLGPPSDPAGIRNLTDAAEAFRRIAKSKSYFLTNNGAAAKYLEETLWRSAGIQEKGSWYLDLKSEGSRAARDAAGKGAYVLWGLPPFLRLKRQGPLDLEPLVVQDPIFQRIMVAVVVNSKKVPGVNADGATAFQNFLIAPATQARIRAFRYPDFDQQTWWPAGRHNAAHE